In a genomic window of Telopea speciosissima isolate NSW1024214 ecotype Mountain lineage chromosome 5, Tspe_v1, whole genome shotgun sequence:
- the LOC122663367 gene encoding probable calcium-binding protein CML18, protein MAIDCYGWLPKTQHIPKDGKREMSMEEFKQWLKRFDADGDGRISKEELRQALRSVGVRFKRWKARRALRSADADADANGFIDDDEIQNLVTFAEKHLGVKITPY, encoded by the coding sequence ATGGCCATCGACTGCTATGGTTGGTTGCCTAAGACGCAACATATCCCCAAAGATGGGAAGCGTGAGATGAGCATGGAGGAATTCAAGCAGTGGTTGAAGCGGTTCGACGCCGATGGAGATGGTCGTATAAGCAAAGAGGAGCTCCGTCAAGCCCTACGTAGTGTTGGTGTGCGGTTTAAAAGGTGGAAAGCCAGACGTGCCCTACGCTCtgctgatgctgatgctgatgctAATGGCTTCATTGACGATGACGAGATCCAAAACCTCGTTACCTTTGCAGAAAAGCACTTGGGTGTGAAGATAACACCTTACTAG